One window from the genome of Elaeis guineensis isolate ETL-2024a chromosome 5, EG11, whole genome shotgun sequence encodes:
- the LOC105046037 gene encoding uncharacterized protein, with the protein MKESGDSTSTHRRSRRRRRLLFCGGCLLLLIVLGVVVLVLYLTLIKPRNLTTKLVSTRVAGVSPRITLPAVRIEINLTLDLDVLVHNPNRAAFDYREGHTILRYRGTQVGDADVAPGRVPQRGDGHLLLTLRVEGDRIAADLGSLIADLAAGELAFDSSTRIPGRLIFLGFIKHHAVVESECRVVIGIPNLKVKSQECSHVTKL; encoded by the coding sequence ATGAAGGAATCTGGAGACTCCACCTCCACCCACCGCCGCAGCCGCCGTCGCCGTCGCCTCCTCTTCTGCGGCGGctgcctcctcctcctcatcgtcCTCGGCGTCGTCGTCCTCGTACTCTACCTCACCCTCATCAAGCCTCGCAATCTCACCACCAAGCTCGTCTCCACCCGCGTCGCCGGCGTCTCCCCCCGCATCACCTTGCCCGCCGTCCGCATCGAGATCAACCTCACCCTCGACCTCGACGTCCTCGTCCACAACCCCAACCGCGCCGCCTTCGACTACAGGGAGGGCCACACCATCCTCCGATACCGCGGGACACAGGTCGGCGACGCCGACGTGGCACCCGGCCGAGTGCCGCAGCGGGGCGACGGTCACTTGCTGCTCACGCTCCGGGTGGAGGGCGACCGGATCGCTGCGGATCTCGGGAGCTTGATCGCGGACTTGGCCGCCGGCGAGTTGGCGTTCGACTCATCGACGAGGATCCCCGGTCGGCTCATCTTCCTGGGGTTCATCAAGCACCACGCGGTGGTGGAGTCAGAGTGCCGCGTGGTCATTGGGATCCCGAACCTGAAGGTGAAGAGCCAGGAGTGCAGCCACGTGACCAAGTTGTGA